In Arthrobacter sp. StoSoilB5, one genomic interval encodes:
- a CDS encoding LuxR C-terminal-related transcriptional regulator — protein MSAELLNRGGGGAAKAAAPDLVGGPSDRQTWSLLARSQDLSRATKHLESPDSYGVVLTGERGIGKSGLARAVVSSLGPKIHSLQLRNTVANGQTPYGCLGFLLARLPSEAVSSPTGILHAITSLIRAEAAGRETVFIVDNAGGMDPMSTGVLLNLMATGTAKVIATVQRSSDLPADFHRLVLEEQLGEVHLNTLSEEQTKQVLGSVLGHYVSSTLVGSLHSAVGGNPMLLHALLDEQRHSGNLVLNDSVWTLRDRIKLEGATVVEDFVRSRLAREPQANRTVVEILACAQRATLVDLAAIFGTEVLVEMEESGLLSVDRAGEHWVSLRDAYVGEVVRGWLSTRRRRELRLMLLGPKEPELGGLAPQDLLSYAAWMHACEDEPPPSPAHALAAGRAALDDYDPNFAIQCTLSLDPKDAEWVPGQRLKSAAYLMLDLPLHAAQALDEVSEAHIAALDPVEFAEVTAAKCQAMTWIDGRSAMVPGVIAAGSETLEAMVSNPEKYPPETIMRARNRLLLCNYEYQTYMGEYADVIDDLEGELAKDPAEDREHWLKSAFCLIEARCIMGRELEAQQLARTVSRQLGNNDRPAQLEESFARHAFQVLLLSGQWRKCIELMRRAPSTPSRLQYRGAITELGVGLSYAYAGKPSCAIEPLRSAVAQLELRPAMNMVKVAYAATAFAYAQLGNSLEAGRYLDLYRTCRGAGNYFSESVAEFCAEMAGRWMGDPEVKQRLLARVHQDIAKRRFTTAGICLFGATVEGTDAEYKLLEEIAGNRQGPLAGISRDLARGSLSRSSRSLLAAADAAAALDLLVVEARCVAMALDFARDAGETTAARTAQLRLERLEQSVSALPIQPRSDAPVLTERERQIAKLAGKGVSNREIAMDIGVSVRTVEGHLYQVFTKLGVSSRGELNGLL, from the coding sequence ATGTCGGCGGAGTTGCTAAACAGAGGCGGTGGAGGCGCAGCAAAGGCTGCGGCTCCGGACCTTGTGGGCGGTCCATCCGATCGGCAGACATGGTCCTTGCTGGCCAGGAGCCAGGATCTTTCCCGTGCTACCAAGCACCTTGAGTCGCCTGATTCGTACGGTGTGGTGCTCACTGGCGAACGGGGCATCGGCAAATCGGGCTTGGCCCGGGCGGTAGTTTCCTCGCTTGGCCCCAAGATTCACAGCCTGCAATTGCGCAACACGGTTGCCAACGGCCAAACTCCCTATGGTTGCCTCGGATTCCTCTTGGCGAGGCTGCCGTCCGAGGCCGTCAGTTCGCCCACGGGCATTCTGCACGCGATTACTTCCCTGATCCGGGCTGAAGCCGCAGGCCGCGAGACTGTTTTCATCGTTGACAATGCCGGCGGCATGGATCCCATGAGCACTGGCGTACTGCTGAACCTGATGGCCACTGGCACGGCAAAGGTCATTGCAACCGTTCAACGTTCCAGCGACCTCCCGGCCGATTTTCACCGGCTGGTCCTTGAGGAGCAACTGGGCGAAGTCCACCTCAACACGCTCAGTGAAGAACAGACGAAGCAAGTTCTCGGTTCAGTACTGGGGCACTACGTCTCATCGACGCTCGTGGGTTCACTCCACTCCGCAGTCGGCGGGAATCCGATGCTCCTGCATGCGCTATTGGACGAGCAACGCCATTCCGGCAATCTCGTCCTCAACGATTCCGTTTGGACGCTCAGGGACCGTATCAAGCTTGAAGGCGCCACGGTTGTGGAGGACTTTGTCCGTTCCAGGCTCGCGCGCGAACCGCAGGCCAACCGGACCGTCGTTGAGATCCTGGCCTGCGCGCAGCGCGCAACACTCGTGGACCTTGCCGCCATCTTCGGCACGGAAGTGCTTGTAGAGATGGAGGAATCCGGGCTGCTTAGCGTAGACCGGGCCGGGGAGCACTGGGTTTCCCTCCGCGACGCATACGTGGGTGAGGTTGTCCGGGGTTGGCTGAGTACCCGGCGCCGGCGAGAGCTGCGGTTAATGCTTCTTGGACCCAAAGAGCCGGAGTTGGGTGGGTTGGCTCCACAGGACCTGCTGAGCTACGCCGCGTGGATGCATGCGTGCGAGGATGAGCCCCCACCATCGCCCGCGCACGCCCTCGCAGCCGGACGGGCTGCGCTGGATGATTACGATCCCAACTTCGCCATCCAGTGCACACTCTCACTGGACCCGAAGGACGCCGAATGGGTGCCGGGGCAGCGCCTGAAGTCAGCGGCCTACCTCATGTTGGACCTGCCCCTGCACGCGGCCCAGGCTTTGGATGAAGTGTCCGAGGCGCACATAGCCGCCTTGGACCCTGTGGAGTTTGCTGAAGTAACAGCGGCGAAGTGCCAGGCGATGACGTGGATTGACGGCCGCTCGGCAATGGTGCCCGGAGTGATCGCCGCCGGGAGTGAAACCCTGGAAGCCATGGTTTCGAACCCGGAGAAATACCCGCCGGAGACCATAATGAGGGCCCGGAACCGGCTCCTCCTTTGCAACTATGAATACCAGACGTACATGGGCGAGTACGCCGACGTAATCGATGACTTGGAAGGTGAACTGGCCAAGGACCCGGCCGAGGACCGTGAACACTGGCTCAAGTCCGCCTTTTGCCTCATTGAAGCCCGCTGCATCATGGGCCGGGAACTGGAAGCGCAGCAACTGGCACGCACCGTGTCCCGGCAGCTGGGGAACAATGACAGGCCAGCGCAGTTGGAGGAGTCTTTCGCGCGGCATGCTTTCCAGGTGCTGCTGCTGTCCGGACAATGGCGCAAATGCATCGAGCTCATGCGGCGCGCACCCTCCACACCTTCCCGCCTCCAGTACCGGGGTGCTATCACCGAACTGGGCGTGGGCCTGTCCTATGCTTACGCTGGAAAGCCCTCTTGCGCGATCGAGCCGTTGCGTTCCGCCGTCGCCCAGCTTGAGCTCCGCCCGGCCATGAACATGGTCAAGGTTGCCTACGCTGCTACCGCCTTTGCCTATGCCCAGCTGGGGAACTCGCTGGAAGCCGGACGGTACCTTGACCTGTACCGGACATGCCGGGGTGCTGGAAACTATTTCTCCGAGTCCGTTGCCGAGTTTTGCGCCGAAATGGCAGGCCGCTGGATGGGGGACCCGGAAGTCAAACAGCGGCTTCTGGCCAGGGTCCATCAGGACATTGCCAAACGACGCTTCACAACCGCCGGCATCTGCCTCTTCGGCGCCACCGTGGAGGGCACGGATGCAGAGTACAAATTGCTGGAAGAGATTGCCGGAAACCGCCAAGGCCCATTGGCTGGGATTTCCCGTGATCTTGCTCGGGGATCATTGAGCAGGAGTTCCCGCTCTCTTTTGGCTGCCGCCGATGCCGCGGCTGCACTGGATTTGTTGGTTGTCGAAGCCAGGTGTGTGGCCATGGCCTTGGACTTTGCGCGGGATGCCGGTGAAACCACCGCGGCCAGGACCGCGCAGCTTAGGCTTGAGCGTCTGGAACAATCGGTCTCGGCGTTGCCGATCCAACCACGGAGCGACGCGCCGGTGTTGACCGAGCGCGAACGGCAAATTGCCAAACTGGCTGGAAAGGGTGTCAGCAATCGTGAAATCGCTATGGATATTGGGGTGTCTGTGCGGACCGTTGAGGGACACCTATATCAAGTATTTACCAAGCTCGGCGTCTCATCGCGAGGCGAGCTCAATGGCCTCCTGTGA
- a CDS encoding LuxR family transcriptional regulator, whose amino-acid sequence MQAEYLVGREAELDLATEILRQEGAGAVLLLADPGIGKTAMAAEIAARLANEMVVMRIHGSPALSTVPFGVLAPYLLDLPVEQATSPVAILREFWSQFEKRRGSEGARLLLVVDDAHDLDEASTQILAELVTAGWARLVATSRPRPGLPPALLQLWYDGLAERLELHPLEKETVTELAAKTLGGAVMASTAEVLHSVSEGNPLLLRCLLEDSKADGNLVRRNGVWFLTRALSGTGEGLSEVVRNRVLRTSEAEREAMYVIALSEPVPAAVLDALVGRDTLRSLMDNRLVISSNGAGSPLKMWHPMYGEALRHIVSPARSLQIRQRMVQHLPAEPSTAEGLLRMVSWALDCGADVDDEQLLRAAFLAAKLLQNPLALAAAAKVRSEALRPRARAVMAMVKYNDGDYRSAVQLLEEDAGFLDADPSGPLGAGLLWGAARSAMGDSSGEILADAHSAADALVAGRAAEDPAVQQIRRHAAALELAALAHDGRYGELRGGLGAFQVGLGPDEPDFVMNQLFLLAMQCELLMVEGQAVQALEMGREALVLLDEHNDDLLYFTDFILVRYALAALESGDWAAAETALNRYAASSAMGLITFGGDVQALKGLSLLRQGRLEQAGALLIPAVEALRVKDPQRLRRLGNALAFYAAARSGNNELAQRLSADLGVPAAGGAYVEALAELFTLAAKEHLNRGTGLEKLRSLPDSTHLHQLPGVLLQNLVLRAELGDLQAMEAIQETASSMAGAWASGWHMLATAQMGGAGDAFVNAGNLLAAGGMPGPAAAAFDKAAIAFDAEGKRPEARQAAVLRDVSEASLGDAQLHDPHTEVDRSVPLTRREQDIVALAVSGLTDRQIAEKLMVSVRTVEGHLYRSYAKLGIRRREDLGAAVRN is encoded by the coding sequence ATGCAGGCTGAGTACCTTGTTGGCAGGGAAGCCGAGTTGGACCTTGCGACTGAAATATTGAGGCAGGAGGGCGCTGGCGCCGTACTGCTCCTTGCCGATCCCGGCATCGGTAAAACGGCCATGGCAGCGGAGATCGCCGCCCGTTTAGCCAACGAAATGGTGGTGATGCGGATCCATGGAAGTCCCGCGCTGTCCACTGTTCCTTTCGGTGTCCTGGCACCCTATCTCCTGGACCTGCCCGTGGAACAGGCCACTTCGCCCGTGGCTATCCTCCGCGAATTTTGGTCCCAGTTCGAAAAACGGCGTGGAAGCGAAGGCGCCCGGCTCCTGCTGGTAGTGGACGACGCCCATGACCTGGACGAGGCCAGCACCCAGATTCTGGCCGAGTTGGTGACGGCCGGCTGGGCGCGGCTGGTGGCCACCAGCAGGCCAAGGCCCGGGCTACCCCCTGCCCTCCTTCAGCTGTGGTACGACGGCCTGGCGGAGCGGCTGGAACTCCATCCCCTCGAAAAAGAAACAGTTACTGAGTTGGCCGCGAAAACCTTGGGCGGGGCGGTCATGGCCAGCACGGCAGAAGTTTTGCATTCTGTTTCTGAAGGCAACCCCCTGTTGCTCCGTTGCCTCCTGGAGGATTCGAAGGCTGACGGGAACCTCGTGCGTCGAAATGGCGTGTGGTTCCTGACGAGGGCCCTCTCAGGCACTGGCGAGGGCCTCTCCGAAGTGGTACGGAACAGGGTACTGCGAACCAGCGAGGCCGAACGGGAGGCCATGTACGTGATTGCCTTGTCCGAACCCGTCCCGGCCGCTGTGCTGGACGCGCTTGTTGGCAGGGATACGCTCCGGTCCCTGATGGACAACAGGCTCGTGATCTCCAGCAACGGCGCTGGCAGCCCCCTGAAAATGTGGCACCCGATGTACGGCGAGGCCCTTCGCCATATTGTTTCGCCCGCCCGCAGCCTCCAGATCCGCCAGCGTATGGTGCAGCATCTGCCCGCGGAGCCATCCACAGCGGAGGGCCTGCTCCGAATGGTGAGCTGGGCGCTGGACTGTGGTGCCGACGTCGACGACGAACAGCTGCTGCGGGCGGCGTTCCTCGCCGCAAAACTGCTCCAGAATCCGCTTGCCTTGGCGGCGGCCGCCAAGGTCCGTTCGGAAGCGCTGCGTCCACGTGCCCGTGCCGTCATGGCAATGGTCAAATACAACGACGGCGACTACCGCAGTGCCGTGCAGTTGCTCGAGGAAGATGCCGGGTTCCTGGACGCGGACCCGTCGGGGCCCCTGGGTGCAGGACTGTTGTGGGGCGCTGCCCGGTCAGCGATGGGGGACAGCTCAGGTGAGATCCTGGCTGATGCGCATTCTGCCGCCGACGCCCTGGTGGCTGGCCGCGCGGCCGAGGATCCTGCGGTCCAGCAAATCAGACGCCATGCAGCAGCCTTGGAATTGGCGGCGTTGGCCCATGACGGCCGCTATGGGGAACTTCGCGGGGGACTGGGCGCGTTCCAGGTCGGTCTTGGCCCGGACGAGCCTGATTTCGTCATGAACCAGCTCTTCCTATTGGCCATGCAGTGCGAACTCCTGATGGTCGAAGGGCAGGCCGTGCAGGCCTTGGAGATGGGCCGCGAAGCCCTGGTGTTGCTGGATGAACACAACGACGACCTCCTGTACTTCACCGATTTCATCCTGGTCCGCTATGCCTTGGCCGCGCTGGAATCGGGGGATTGGGCGGCTGCCGAGACCGCACTGAACCGATATGCCGCGAGTTCTGCCATGGGGCTCATTACGTTCGGCGGAGACGTGCAGGCCCTCAAAGGACTGTCCTTGCTCAGGCAGGGACGTTTGGAACAGGCCGGTGCGCTGCTGATTCCCGCGGTGGAGGCCCTCCGTGTGAAGGACCCGCAGAGGCTGCGCCGCCTGGGTAACGCGCTGGCGTTTTATGCGGCTGCGAGATCCGGAAACAACGAGCTCGCCCAGCGATTGTCCGCGGACCTGGGCGTCCCTGCCGCTGGCGGCGCCTATGTAGAAGCGCTGGCTGAACTCTTTACCCTGGCCGCCAAGGAGCATTTGAACAGGGGAACAGGCCTGGAGAAGCTGCGGAGCCTGCCCGATTCCACGCATCTGCATCAACTGCCGGGCGTCCTGCTCCAGAACCTGGTCCTCAGGGCAGAGCTGGGAGACCTGCAGGCAATGGAAGCCATCCAGGAAACTGCGTCTTCGATGGCTGGGGCGTGGGCCAGCGGCTGGCACATGCTGGCGACTGCCCAGATGGGCGGCGCCGGCGATGCGTTCGTTAACGCCGGCAACCTGTTGGCGGCCGGGGGCATGCCCGGGCCGGCGGCGGCCGCCTTCGACAAAGCCGCCATCGCCTTCGATGCCGAGGGTAAACGGCCGGAGGCACGGCAGGCGGCCGTGTTGCGGGACGTCAGCGAGGCCAGTCTGGGCGACGCGCAGCTTCACGATCCCCATACCGAGGTGGACCGTTCCGTGCCCTTGACCCGGCGGGAGCAGGATATTGTGGCGCTGGCCGTTTCCGGACTCACTGACCGGCAGATCGCCGAGAAACTTATGGTCTCCGTCCGAACTGTGGAGGGCCACTTGTATCGCAGTTATGCGAAGCTGGGCATCCGCCGGCGCGAAGATCTCGGAGCTGCTGTCCGCAATTGA